A section of the Humulus lupulus chromosome 2, drHumLupu1.1, whole genome shotgun sequence genome encodes:
- the LOC133817918 gene encoding BAG family molecular chaperone regulator 8, chloroplastic isoform X2 produces the protein MAAHHHHLHPPPPPPTCCGCSSGYDCSSNCDCNNTHFNQPHHGYPPSPSSIDPHPLLQVIASQVLQSTAQQPQLYSHYSKSRTHNRKLHDQSRHSKQRLHQQEAEETNLLISSLLSRIEVLETSLHRFSSDRSHYSLRDVAARVIQLQFRAFLVRRSRALRELKDLAVVKSAFTSLKSSISNETHFDFHSVSRKAMDLLVKLDSIQGDDSMVRDGKRSMSRDLVQFMDFIDGVALKRRELSIRARKNVRLSRNNDPSKVNLSKNGFNLDGDQREVIRKLRERVEKIRGYTMVPQDDDEFVEFEGFQHVSDEDNEAENPIVVISGKKAPIRNGVLANRSGDQPKVKKSVSFAENGNLFKVFSNSNEASSNEGDSTSTNSSDGHEEDGENNGADVEELKGFSLGTEDDEEEEGDVVGIGSSQTSNGERNPKTRSVTKGEVNYKIKGHNEEFVFSAPLPVQMDDKADLMKRRTLVKILRS, from the exons ATGGCGGctcaccaccaccacctccacccTCCTCCCCCTCCTCCTACATGTTGCGGTTGCTCTTCTGGCTATGACTGCAGCTCTAACTGCGACTGTAACAACACCCACTTCAACCAACCCCACCATGGTTATCCTCCATCGCCATCTTCCATAGATCCGCATCCCCTTCTTCAAGTTATTGCCTCGCAAGTTCTACAGTCTACTGCTCAACAGCCACAACTCTACTCTCACTACTCAAAGTCACGTACCCACAACCGAAAACTCCATGACCAGTCTCGACACTCAAAGCAGCGATTGCATCAACAAGAGGCAGAGGAGACCAATCTCCTGatctcttctcttctttctcGTATTGAAGTCCTCGAAACCTCTCTTCACCGTTTCTCTTCAGATCGTTCTCATTACTCTCTTCGAGATGTGGCCGCTCGCGTGATCCAACTCCAGTTCAGAGCCTTTCTTGTTCGCAGATCACGAGCACTTAGGGAGCTCAAAGACCTTGCTGTCGTTAAGTCCGCCTTCACATCTCTCAAGTCATCAATTTCTAACGAGACCCACTTCGATTTTCACAGTGTCTCTCGTAAAGCCATGGATTTGCTTGTCAAGCTCGACTCTATTCAG GGTGATGATTCCATGgttagagatgggaaaaggtctaTGAGTAGAGATTTGGTTCAGTTTATGGATTTCATTGATGGCGTTGCTTTGAAAAGGCGTGAGCTTTCCATTAGAGCCAGGAAGAATGTGAGGCTTAGTCGAAATAATGATCCATCCAAGGTTAATTTGAGCAAAAATGGCTTTAATTTGGATGGAGATCAAAGGGAAGTGATTAGAAAATTGAGAGAGAGGGTTGAAAAGATTCGTGGGTATACAATGGTTCCTCAGGATGATGATGAATTTGTCGAGTTTGAAGGATTTCAACATGTCAGTGATGAGGATAATGAGGCTGAGAACCCTATAGTTGTTATCAGTGGAAAGAAGGCTCCCATTAGAAATGGGGTTTTGGCAAACAGATCAGGGGATCAACCGAAAGTGAAAAAGAGTGTGAGCTTTGCAGAGAATGGTAATTTGTTCAAAGTTTTCAGCAATTCCAACGAGGCAAGTTCAAATGAGGGAGATAGTACTTCAACTAATTCTAGTGATGGTCATGAAGAGGATGGGGAGAACAATGGGGCTGATGTTGAAGAACTAAAGGGCTTTTCTCTAGGGACTGAGGATGATGAGGAGGAGGAAGGAGATGTTGTCGGTATAGGATCTTCACAGACCAGTAATGGGGAAAGGAATCCTAAAACCAGAAGCGTTACAAAAGGAGAAGTTAACTATAAAATTAAAGGGCATAATGAAGAGTTTGTATTCTCAGCTCCTTTGCCAGTTCAGATGGATGACAAAGCTGATTTGATGAAGAGGAGAACACTGGTGAAAATTTTGAG GAGTTGA
- the LOC133817918 gene encoding BAG family molecular chaperone regulator 8, chloroplastic isoform X1, with protein sequence MAAHHHHLHPPPPPPTCCGCSSGYDCSSNCDCNNTHFNQPHHGYPPSPSSIDPHPLLQVIASQVLQSTAQQPQLYSHYSKSRTHNRKLHDQSRHSKQRLHQQEAEETNLLISSLLSRIEVLETSLHRFSSDRSHYSLRDVAARVIQLQFRAFLVRRSRALRELKDLAVVKSAFTSLKSSISNETHFDFHSVSRKAMDLLVKLDSIQGDDSMVRDGKRSMSRDLVQFMDFIDGVALKRRELSIRARKNVRLSRNNDPSKVNLSKNGFNLDGDQREVIRKLRERVEKIRGYTMVPQDDDEFVEFEGFQHVSDEDNEAENPIVVISGKKAPIRNGVLANRSGDQPKVKKSVSFAENGNLFKVFSNSNEASSNEGDSTSTNSSDGHEEDGENNGADVEELKGFSLGTEDDEEEEGDVVGIGSSQTSNGERNPKTRSVTKGEVNYKIKGHNEEFVFSAPLPVQMDDKADLMKRRTLVKILRAARH encoded by the exons ATGGCGGctcaccaccaccacctccacccTCCTCCCCCTCCTCCTACATGTTGCGGTTGCTCTTCTGGCTATGACTGCAGCTCTAACTGCGACTGTAACAACACCCACTTCAACCAACCCCACCATGGTTATCCTCCATCGCCATCTTCCATAGATCCGCATCCCCTTCTTCAAGTTATTGCCTCGCAAGTTCTACAGTCTACTGCTCAACAGCCACAACTCTACTCTCACTACTCAAAGTCACGTACCCACAACCGAAAACTCCATGACCAGTCTCGACACTCAAAGCAGCGATTGCATCAACAAGAGGCAGAGGAGACCAATCTCCTGatctcttctcttctttctcGTATTGAAGTCCTCGAAACCTCTCTTCACCGTTTCTCTTCAGATCGTTCTCATTACTCTCTTCGAGATGTGGCCGCTCGCGTGATCCAACTCCAGTTCAGAGCCTTTCTTGTTCGCAGATCACGAGCACTTAGGGAGCTCAAAGACCTTGCTGTCGTTAAGTCCGCCTTCACATCTCTCAAGTCATCAATTTCTAACGAGACCCACTTCGATTTTCACAGTGTCTCTCGTAAAGCCATGGATTTGCTTGTCAAGCTCGACTCTATTCAG GGTGATGATTCCATGgttagagatgggaaaaggtctaTGAGTAGAGATTTGGTTCAGTTTATGGATTTCATTGATGGCGTTGCTTTGAAAAGGCGTGAGCTTTCCATTAGAGCCAGGAAGAATGTGAGGCTTAGTCGAAATAATGATCCATCCAAGGTTAATTTGAGCAAAAATGGCTTTAATTTGGATGGAGATCAAAGGGAAGTGATTAGAAAATTGAGAGAGAGGGTTGAAAAGATTCGTGGGTATACAATGGTTCCTCAGGATGATGATGAATTTGTCGAGTTTGAAGGATTTCAACATGTCAGTGATGAGGATAATGAGGCTGAGAACCCTATAGTTGTTATCAGTGGAAAGAAGGCTCCCATTAGAAATGGGGTTTTGGCAAACAGATCAGGGGATCAACCGAAAGTGAAAAAGAGTGTGAGCTTTGCAGAGAATGGTAATTTGTTCAAAGTTTTCAGCAATTCCAACGAGGCAAGTTCAAATGAGGGAGATAGTACTTCAACTAATTCTAGTGATGGTCATGAAGAGGATGGGGAGAACAATGGGGCTGATGTTGAAGAACTAAAGGGCTTTTCTCTAGGGACTGAGGATGATGAGGAGGAGGAAGGAGATGTTGTCGGTATAGGATCTTCACAGACCAGTAATGGGGAAAGGAATCCTAAAACCAGAAGCGTTACAAAAGGAGAAGTTAACTATAAAATTAAAGGGCATAATGAAGAGTTTGTATTCTCAGCTCCTTTGCCAGTTCAGATGGATGACAAAGCTGATTTGATGAAGAGGAGAACACTGGTGAAAATTTTGAG GGCTGCCAGGCATTGA